Genomic window (Streptomyces cadmiisoli):
CTCTCCCTCAGGGATTCGGCGGAGTTGATCCGGCGAGTGATGGAGGAACGCTATGCGGAGCAACGCGATTCCGACGGGGATCCAGTGGCGTAAGTCCAGCTACAGCAGTGATCAGGGCGGTGATTGCGTTGAGTGCGCCCCACTCAGCGGCGATCTGGCCTGGCGCAAGTCCAGCTACAGCGGCGACGAAGGCGGCAACTGCGTAGAGATCGCCGAAGCTCCCTGCGCAGTCGCCGTCCGCGACTCCAAGACCCCCACCGGCCCGGT
Coding sequences:
- a CDS encoding DUF397 domain-containing protein; its protein translation is MRSNAIPTGIQWRKSSYSSDQGGDCVECAPLSGDLAWRKSSYSGDEGGNCVEIAEAPCAVAVRDSKTPTGPVMSVAPAAFTAFVSWASATAAG